The following proteins come from a genomic window of Cuculus canorus isolate bCucCan1 chromosome 29, bCucCan1.pri, whole genome shotgun sequence:
- the HOXC13 gene encoding homeobox protein Hox-C13 — MTAPLGLPPRWPDGLACRCEDAPREKNRMEGLGHCREMMPHAGLAVPTAPPPPQGAAYAELAAAEPPRQCPSGAASSAALGYGYPFGGGYYGCRLSHSHGVNLQQKPCAYHPGEKYPEAGGPLPGEELPSRAKEFAFYPGFPSSYQAVPGYLDVSVVPGLGGHPEPRHDALLPMEGYQHWALSNGWDGQVYCSKEQSQSAHLWKSPFPDVVPLQPEVSSYRRGRKKRVPYTKIQLKELEKEYAASKFITKEKRRRISATTNLSERQVTIWFQNRRVKEKKVVSKSKTAHLHTT; from the exons ATGACGGCTCCCCTCGGCCTCCCTCCGCGCTGGCCCGACGGCCTCGCTTGCCGCTGCGAGGACGCCCCGCGGGAAAAGAACCGCATGGAAGGCTTGGGGCATTGCCGGGAGATGATGCCCCACGCGGGGCTCGCCGTGCCcacggccccgccgccgccgcaggGAGCCGCTTACGCCGAGCTGGCCGCCGCCGAGCCCCCCCGGCAGTGCCCGTCGGGGGCGGCTTCCAGCGCCGCGCTGGGTTACGGTTACCCCTTCGGGGGGGGCTACTACGGCTGCAGGTTGTCCCACTCCCACGGAGTCAACTTGCAGCAGAAACCTTGCGCTTATCACCCCGGGGAGAAGTACCCCGAGGCCGGCGGGCCCCTGCCCGGCGAGGAGTTGCCGTCGAGGGCCAAAGAATTCGCCTTTTATCCCGGTTTTCCTAGCTCCTACCAGGCTGTCCCTGGCTATTTGGACGTGTCCGTGGTCCCGGGGCTCGGTGGTCACCCGGAACCGAGACACGACGCTTTGCTTCCCATGGAAGGTTACCAACACTGGGCTCTTTCTAATGGCTGGGACGGGCAAGTGTACTGCTCCAAAGAGCAATCGCAGTCTGCACACCTTTGGAAATCACCTTTCCCAG ACGTGGTCCCCTTACAACCCGAAGTCAGCAGCTATCGGAGGGGACGGAAAAAAAGGGTTCCTTACACCAAAATCCAGCTGAAAGAGTTGGAAAAAGAGTACGCGGCCAGCAAATTCATCAccaaagagaagaggaggaggatttCGGCCACCACCAACCTGTCCGAGCGCCAAGTGACTATCTGGTTCCAGAACCGGAGGGtcaaggagaagaaagtggtGAGCAAATCCAAGACAGCGCATCTCCACACCACCTGA